A stretch of the Filimonas lacunae genome encodes the following:
- a CDS encoding NmrA family NAD(P)-binding protein yields MKKKIVILGATGTVGSKISENLLTAGHQVTLIARNTDKLEKYRSMGAAVISGDVNDVDTLANAFRNADSAFLILPDNVTAANTRAYQRQVTGNMIEAIERSGIRYIVNMSSVGSHMHEGNGMMAGTAEQEVRLNQLKNVNVLHLRSAYFMENILRTIGVVKKMGINDTAADGDIAIPMVATKDVAAVAASHLSNLDFTGKSVHAVMGPRDYTLRELTAIAGNTIGKPDLAYVQFPADQAKQAFLSNGFSDDFADNLIGMATAIKAGLMNYQKRDTSTTTPTTAEEFARDVYAPVFHK; encoded by the coding sequence ATGAAAAAGAAAATAGTAATCCTGGGCGCTACAGGCACAGTTGGTAGTAAAATTTCAGAAAACCTCCTTACTGCGGGCCATCAGGTAACATTAATAGCAAGAAATACCGATAAGCTGGAAAAATATCGCAGCATGGGGGCAGCAGTTATCTCCGGAGATGTTAACGATGTAGATACCCTTGCCAATGCCTTCCGGAATGCAGACAGTGCCTTTTTGATATTACCAGACAATGTTACGGCTGCAAACACAAGAGCCTACCAACGACAGGTAACAGGCAACATGATCGAAGCCATTGAACGGTCAGGGATCAGATACATCGTAAACATGAGTAGCGTAGGCTCGCACATGCACGAGGGAAATGGCATGATGGCCGGCACTGCCGAGCAGGAAGTAAGGCTGAACCAACTTAAAAATGTAAACGTGTTACACCTACGTTCTGCTTATTTCATGGAAAACATTTTAAGAACGATTGGAGTGGTGAAGAAAATGGGAATCAATGATACAGCAGCAGATGGCGACATTGCCATTCCTATGGTAGCCACAAAAGATGTAGCTGCTGTTGCTGCGAGCCATCTGTCGAACCTTGATTTTACCGGCAAAAGCGTTCACGCCGTTATGGGCCCACGCGACTACACACTCAGAGAGTTAACGGCCATTGCAGGCAATACAATTGGTAAACCAGATCTGGCTTATGTTCAATTCCCGGCAGACCAGGCTAAACAGGCATTTTTAAGCAATGGATTTTCAGATGATTTTGCTGATAATTTAATCGGGATGGCAACAGCTATTAAAGCAGGATTGATGAACTATCAAAAAAGAGATACGTCAACTACCACTCCCACCACAGCAGAAGAATTTGCAAGGGATGTTTACGCTCCCGTTTTTCATAAATGA